A window from Azoarcus sp. DD4 encodes these proteins:
- a CDS encoding metal ABC transporter ATP-binding protein — MHPAPPALIRLDNLTLGYERHPAVHHVSVEIAPGALVAVVGPNGAGKSTLLKGLAGELRPIGGHIHLPTVGRQGIAYMPQRSEMDHSFPVSVFDMVAMGLWHEIGAFGGLKPAQRRRVEAALTAVGLVGFEARSIGSLSGGQLQRARFARLILQDAPIILLDEPFAAIDARTVGDLVRLILDWHAQGRCVLTVVHDYEQVRRHFPTCLLLARELVAYGPTADVLTNERLARARRLSEAFDDYAPECHVEDTAETMR, encoded by the coding sequence ATGCACCCCGCCCCGCCCGCGTTGATCCGCCTCGACAACCTCACGCTCGGCTACGAGCGCCATCCGGCCGTCCACCACGTTTCGGTGGAGATCGCGCCGGGCGCGCTGGTTGCTGTCGTTGGCCCCAACGGCGCAGGAAAATCGACCTTGCTGAAAGGCCTGGCGGGCGAACTGCGCCCGATCGGCGGGCACATCCATCTGCCCACCGTCGGCCGCCAGGGCATCGCCTACATGCCGCAGCGCAGCGAGATGGACCACAGTTTTCCGGTGTCGGTGTTCGACATGGTGGCGATGGGCCTGTGGCACGAGATCGGCGCCTTTGGTGGGCTCAAGCCGGCGCAACGGCGCCGGGTGGAGGCCGCCCTCACCGCTGTCGGGCTGGTCGGCTTCGAAGCGCGCTCGATCGGTTCGCTGTCGGGCGGCCAGCTGCAACGCGCCCGCTTTGCCCGCCTGATCCTGCAGGATGCGCCCATCATCCTGCTCGACGAGCCTTTCGCCGCGATCGACGCCCGCACCGTTGGCGATCTGGTGCGGCTCATCCTCGACTGGCATGCGCAGGGCCGTTGCGTGCTCACCGTGGTGCACGATTACGAACAGGTCCGCCGCCACTTCCCCACCTGTCTGCTGCTGGCGCGCGAACTCGTCGCCTACGGGCCGACGGCGGATGTGCTGACCAACGAACGCCTCGCCCGCGCCCGTCGCCTGTCGGAGGCCTTCGACGACTATGCGCCCGAGTGCCATGTCGAGGACACGGCGGAGACAATGCGATGA
- a CDS encoding response regulator transcription factor has product MKRHIFITRNSFSSPRWAEAFPDAMVVSAAAHTAVGADDVVWLSAELPDWRARIGDLVETAGCQVVVLSLQPDQGEALAALELGARGYVHALATPTLLREIETVVTHGGLWVGAELMTRLLGALRPRLPAPRDAALDALSPREVEVAQAVAAGLSNKEVARQLGVTERTVKAHLGAAFEKLGVRDRLQLALRIGAGGETRQALETL; this is encoded by the coding sequence ATGAAACGACACATCTTTATCACCCGCAATTCGTTTTCTTCGCCGCGCTGGGCGGAGGCCTTCCCCGATGCGATGGTGGTGTCCGCCGCAGCTCACACCGCCGTGGGCGCCGACGATGTCGTGTGGCTCAGTGCCGAGCTGCCTGACTGGCGCGCGAGGATAGGCGACCTGGTGGAGACGGCAGGCTGCCAGGTGGTGGTGCTGTCGCTGCAGCCGGACCAGGGTGAGGCGCTGGCGGCGCTTGAGCTGGGCGCGCGCGGCTATGTTCATGCGCTGGCGACGCCGACGCTGCTGCGCGAGATCGAAACCGTGGTGACGCATGGCGGCCTGTGGGTCGGCGCTGAATTGATGACGCGCCTGCTCGGCGCCTTGCGTCCGCGCCTGCCGGCGCCGCGCGATGCGGCGCTCGACGCGCTGTCGCCGCGCGAGGTCGAGGTCGCGCAGGCGGTTGCGGCCGGCCTCAGCAACAAGGAGGTCGCGCGCCAGCTCGGCGTCACCGAGCGCACGGTCAAGGCGCACCTCGGCGCTGCCTTCGAAAAGCTGGGCGTGCGCGACCGCCTGCAGCTCGCGCTGCGCATCGGCGCCGGCGGTGAAACCCGTCAGGCCCTGGAAACTCTGTGA
- a CDS encoding (Fe-S)-binding protein → MQTKLDWSAYDNAGMGDPFGGDPFGAAFAATASPPSGGFGKAVALCTGNRACLRTDTPGVMCPSFRATDDPLHSTRGRIEALEAMLAAGADDIDFADPGLAEAMALCLSCKGCKRECPNGVDMALLRAEYLAQRNVREGVPRGARLLASATDWVAAWPWLGALVALRNRIPLLAALGERWFGIARGRRLPEPAARPFAPAPGGDGDPGAQGRTVALLVDSFSRNFEPAIAEAAVAVLQAAGYRVQILQPAADDGDPRRPLCCGRTKLSFGLVDEARAEARRMMAALQPAIAARLPVVGLEPSCLYMLKDEYFSLGLGDAVGRLAGQVFLFEEFLAREHAAGRLKLALKPLAMPPALVHGHCHQKAYGGMPAVSTVLGLIPGFAHSVVESGCCGMAGSFGLQADTQTVSRRLAEAALLPAVRAAAATAPVLADGFSCRHQIRDGAGRQPLHVAQLLQQALA, encoded by the coding sequence ATGCAAACCAAACTGGACTGGTCCGCCTACGACAACGCTGGCATGGGCGACCCTTTCGGCGGCGATCCCTTTGGCGCCGCCTTCGCAGCCACAGCGTCGCCGCCGTCCGGCGGTTTCGGCAAGGCGGTGGCGCTGTGTACCGGCAATCGGGCCTGTCTGCGCACCGATACCCCGGGGGTGATGTGTCCCAGCTTCCGTGCCACCGACGATCCGCTACATTCCACCCGCGGCCGTATCGAGGCACTCGAGGCGATGCTGGCTGCCGGGGCCGACGACATCGACTTCGCGGACCCCGGGCTGGCAGAGGCGATGGCCCTGTGCCTGTCGTGCAAGGGGTGCAAGCGCGAGTGCCCGAACGGTGTCGACATGGCGCTGCTGCGCGCCGAGTACCTTGCCCAGCGCAACGTACGCGAAGGCGTGCCGCGCGGCGCGCGGCTGCTGGCCTCGGCCACCGACTGGGTCGCTGCCTGGCCGTGGCTGGGTGCGCTGGTGGCCCTGCGCAACCGCATCCCGTTGCTGGCGGCGCTGGGCGAGCGCTGGTTCGGCATTGCGCGCGGCCGTCGCCTGCCCGAGCCTGCCGCACGGCCATTTGCGCCGGCGCCTGGCGGCGATGGTGATCCCGGCGCGCAGGGCAGGACGGTCGCGCTGCTGGTCGACAGTTTCAGCCGCAACTTCGAGCCGGCTATCGCGGAGGCGGCCGTCGCGGTGCTGCAAGCGGCCGGCTACCGGGTACAGATCCTGCAGCCGGCGGCCGATGACGGCGATCCGCGCCGGCCGTTGTGCTGTGGACGAACCAAGCTCTCCTTCGGCCTGGTGGACGAGGCGCGAGCGGAAGCGCGGCGGATGATGGCGGCGCTTCAGCCCGCGATCGCCGCGCGCCTGCCGGTGGTCGGTCTGGAGCCTTCCTGTCTCTACATGCTGAAGGATGAGTACTTCAGCCTCGGTTTGGGCGACGCGGTCGGTCGTCTGGCCGGACAGGTCTTCCTGTTCGAGGAGTTTCTCGCGCGCGAACACGCGGCCGGCCGCCTGAAGCTGGCCTTGAAGCCGCTGGCGATGCCGCCGGCGCTGGTGCACGGCCACTGTCACCAGAAGGCCTACGGGGGCATGCCGGCCGTCAGCACTGTGCTAGGCCTGATTCCGGGCTTCGCGCACAGCGTTGTCGAATCCGGCTGTTGCGGCATGGCGGGGAGCTTCGGTTTGCAGGCCGACACGCAGACGGTGTCCAGGCGCCTGGCCGAGGCCGCCTTGTTGCCGGCCGTGCGTGCGGCGGCAGCCACCGCGCCGGTGCTGGCGGACGGTTTCTCCTGCCGTCACCAGATCCGTGACGGCGCCGGTCGTCAGCCGCTGCATGTTGCCCAGTTGCTGCAACAGGCGCTGGCTTGA
- a CDS encoding sulfite exporter TauE/SafE family protein: MAFDVWWLAYPVLGAVVGFFAGLLGIGGGGIMVPMLTTIFLAQGFPLAQVVHMALGTSMAAIVLTSISSLRTHHRHGAVRWEVVRGITPGILLGTFGGTFIAAHADTVMLAVFFAIFMAYVSLQMLINVKPKPSRDLPGVFGMGAAGVGIGGVSALVAIGGGSLSVPFMTWCNVKVQHAIGTSAAIGLPIALAGTAGYLINGWSVGGLPAYSVGFVYLPALVLVSVVSYLTAPIGAGLAHRLPVATLKKIFAGVLILLCVKMLYNIFN; encoded by the coding sequence CGGCGGCGGCATCATGGTGCCGATGCTGACCACGATCTTTCTCGCCCAGGGCTTCCCTCTGGCGCAGGTCGTCCACATGGCGCTCGGCACCTCGATGGCCGCCATCGTGCTGACTTCGATTTCCAGCCTGCGTACCCACCACCGCCATGGCGCGGTGCGCTGGGAGGTCGTGCGAGGGATCACGCCCGGCATCCTGCTCGGCACCTTCGGCGGGACCTTCATTGCCGCGCATGCCGACACTGTAATGCTTGCGGTTTTTTTTGCCATCTTCATGGCCTACGTGTCGCTGCAGATGCTGATCAACGTCAAACCCAAGCCCTCGCGCGATCTGCCCGGCGTGTTCGGCATGGGGGCGGCCGGCGTCGGCATCGGCGGTGTGTCGGCGCTGGTGGCCATAGGCGGCGGTTCTTTGTCAGTGCCCTTCATGACCTGGTGCAACGTCAAGGTCCAGCATGCGATCGGTACGTCGGCGGCGATCGGCCTGCCGATCGCGCTGGCCGGTACCGCTGGCTACCTGATCAATGGCTGGAGCGTCGGCGGGCTGCCGGCCTATTCGGTGGGTTTCGTCTACCTGCCGGCACTGGTGCTGGTCAGCGTGGTGAGCTATCTGACCGCACCGATCGGCGCCGGGCTGGCTCATCGCCTGCCGGTGGCTACGCTGAAGAAGATCTTCGCCGGCGTGCTGATCCTGCTTTGCGTGAAGATGCTCTACAACATCTTCAACTGA
- a CDS encoding metal ABC transporter solute-binding protein, Zn/Mn family — MPRTPDLLRRTLFAPLHALLFAALTLGATAVQAAAVEVVTSFSILGDFIRQVGGERVTVHALVGSDGDTHAFQARPSDARRIGSATLVVANGLGFDDWLIRLARSGGYRGEVAIASKGVSTMEMAGDAHDDSHGHDRHAVDPHAWQDAGNAQRYVSNIAEALAAADPAGAASYRANADRYRATLKALDAEVRAAIATLPAERRKVVSSHDAFDYFARAYGLRFLAPVGVSNNAEPTAQGVARLIRQLKAEKAPAVFMENIADPRLIERIRSESGARIGGTLYSDALSAPDGPAPDYLTLMRHNTRSLVEALAPAR; from the coding sequence ATGCCGCGCACGCCAGACCTGCTCCGCCGCACGCTGTTCGCGCCGCTGCACGCTTTGCTGTTTGCCGCGCTGACGCTCGGCGCAACGGCCGTGCAGGCCGCAGCTGTCGAAGTCGTCACCAGTTTCAGCATTCTCGGCGATTTCATCCGCCAGGTCGGCGGCGAGCGCGTCACCGTCCACGCCCTGGTCGGCAGCGACGGCGATACCCACGCCTTTCAGGCCCGCCCGTCCGACGCCCGCCGGATCGGCAGCGCCACGCTGGTGGTCGCCAACGGCCTCGGCTTCGACGACTGGCTGATCCGGCTGGCGCGCTCCGGCGGCTACCGCGGCGAGGTGGCCATCGCCAGCAAGGGGGTGAGCACCATGGAAATGGCGGGCGACGCCCACGACGACAGTCACGGGCATGATCGTCACGCGGTCGACCCGCACGCCTGGCAGGATGCCGGCAATGCCCAGCGCTATGTCAGCAACATTGCCGAGGCGCTCGCCGCAGCCGATCCCGCCGGTGCTGCCAGCTATCGGGCCAATGCCGACCGCTACCGCGCGACACTGAAGGCGCTCGACGCCGAAGTACGTGCCGCCATCGCCACCCTGCCGGCGGAACGGCGCAAGGTCGTGAGTTCGCACGACGCCTTTGACTACTTCGCCCGCGCCTACGGCCTGCGCTTCCTCGCACCGGTAGGCGTGTCGAACAACGCCGAGCCGACCGCACAGGGCGTGGCGCGGCTGATACGGCAACTGAAAGCGGAAAAGGCGCCGGCTGTCTTCATGGAGAATATCGCCGATCCGCGCCTGATCGAACGCATCCGCTCGGAGAGCGGTGCCCGCATAGGCGGCACACTTTACTCCGATGCGCTCTCCGCCCCCGACGGCCCGGCGCCGGACTACCTCACGCTGATGCGCCACAATACGCGCAGTCTGGTCGAAGCGCTGGCGCCAGCCAGATAG
- a CDS encoding retention module-containing protein: MATTLPVATVVAVTGNAFARDSEGKTRPLKAGDVLREGETIVTSAGGHVELAMNDGSRLDIGEKQTVAVSADMDETIRPQAQDAQLAGADIERVIQALNQGGDLDAALEAPAAGLAGGGGGAGNNFVRLLRIAEGVTPVEFEFAALAQDEAPLFMPASVEDSPSVLAVLPTENVTETVTVTLTETITVTETVILPVTGTVTGIVTDTVTGIVTQTVTGTTLTETVTSGTETVTGTALTETVTTGTETVTGTALTETVTSGTQTVTGTTLTETVTSGTQTVTGTTLTETVTSGTQTVTGTALTETVTSGTDTVTGTALTETVTSGTDTVTGTALTETVTSGTDT, from the coding sequence ATGGCTACCACGCTGCCCGTTGCTACCGTTGTTGCCGTCACCGGCAATGCCTTTGCCCGTGATTCCGAAGGAAAGACGCGCCCGCTGAAGGCCGGCGACGTGCTGCGTGAAGGCGAAACCATCGTCACATCCGCGGGTGGTCATGTCGAACTGGCGATGAACGATGGTTCGCGCCTCGATATCGGCGAGAAGCAGACGGTCGCCGTCAGTGCCGACATGGACGAGACCATCCGTCCGCAGGCCCAGGACGCCCAGCTCGCCGGTGCCGACATCGAGCGCGTCATCCAGGCCCTGAACCAGGGCGGCGATCTCGATGCCGCGCTCGAAGCGCCGGCGGCCGGTCTGGCCGGCGGCGGCGGGGGCGCCGGCAACAACTTCGTGCGCCTGCTGCGCATCGCCGAAGGCGTCACCCCGGTGGAATTCGAGTTCGCCGCGCTGGCCCAGGATGAAGCCCCGCTGTTCATGCCGGCCTCGGTCGAAGACTCGCCCAGCGTTCTCGCCGTGCTGCCGACCGAGAACGTGACCGAAACCGTCACGGTGACCCTGACCGAGACCATCACCGTGACCGAAACCGTGATCCTGCCGGTGACCGGCACGGTGACCGGCATCGTTACCGACACGGTGACCGGTATCGTCACCCAGACGGTGACGGGTACCACGCTCACCGAGACCGTGACCTCGGGCACCGAAACCGTGACCGGCACCGCGCTGACCGAAACGGTCACCACCGGTACCGAGACCGTGACCGGCACTGCGTTGACCGAAACCGTGACTTCCGGCACCCAGACGGTGACCGGCACCACGCTGACCGAGACCGTGACTTCCGGCACCCAGACGGTGACCGGCACCACGCTGACCGAGACCGTGACTTCCGGCACCCAGACGGTGACCGGTACTGCACTGACAGAAACCGTGACCTCGGGCACCGACACGGTGACCGGTACAGCGCTGACCGAGACGGTTACCTCCGGCACCGACACCGTGACCGGCACCGCGCTGACCGAGACGGTCACCTCCGGCACTGACACCTGA
- a CDS encoding Fur family transcriptional regulator, with amino-acid sequence MVQPTHGAASPRELIAAHGGRVTRTRVAVIETLQASSHPLSHDELGHALDDAAIPHDRVTLYRALEWLVEQGIARRIAGSDRAWRFEMLRADGHRHAHFHCDRCGQVVCLESLQPAFAVALPEGYRLDRAELVLHGACAACGREPEPPLHDDNE; translated from the coding sequence CTGGTACAGCCCACGCATGGCGCCGCTTCACCGCGCGAGCTGATCGCTGCCCATGGTGGCCGGGTCACCCGCACCCGGGTCGCGGTGATCGAGACTCTGCAGGCCAGCAGCCACCCCCTGTCGCACGATGAACTCGGCCACGCGCTCGACGACGCCGCCATTCCGCACGACCGGGTAACGCTGTACCGGGCGCTCGAATGGCTGGTGGAGCAAGGCATCGCCCGCCGCATCGCCGGCAGCGACCGTGCCTGGCGCTTCGAAATGCTGCGGGCGGACGGCCATCGACATGCGCATTTCCACTGCGACCGCTGCGGTCAGGTGGTCTGCCTCGAAAGCCTGCAGCCGGCCTTCGCTGTCGCACTGCCGGAAGGCTACCGACTGGACCGTGCCGAGCTGGTGCTGCACGGCGCCTGCGCCGCCTGCGGCCGCGAACCGGAACCGCCGCTGCACGACGACAACGAGTGA
- a CDS encoding type I secretion system permease/ATPase — translation MTRDAVLAGLPVGDEGLTPALFGRAAKRAGLTSQIVRRPLEQLNDALLPTILLLDGEHACLLVGWNAERSRAQVVFPELGEAVVDMARADLLDRYAGHAIHVRPQVHFDARTPVVRAARGHHWFWGVIAESRTLYRDVLLAAFMINVFALGMPLFTMNVYDRVVPNNAVETLWVLAAGVLVVLIGDVVLRTLRGYFVDLAGNRADVKISAHIMERVLGMRMEERPPSAGSFAANLRAFESVRDFIGSATVVSFIDVPFALVFLVVIAWIAPLLLLPFVVGVALVLLYALSVQGRMHELSEMTYRAGAQRNATLVEGLVGLETVKALGAEAPIQRKWEKSAALLARVAAQLRLLSATATNGTMMMQQIVNVGMIVLGVYLIGRNELSMGGLVACYMLSSRAMAPIGQVAGLLIQYHNASTALESLDQMMQREVERPEGSTFITRGSFQGEIEFRDVGFTYPGQQTEALRGVSFRIRPGERVGVLGRVGSGKTTLEKLILGLYRPTAGAVLIDGIDLRQLDPAELRRHIGYVQQDVTLFYGTLRENLTMGAPLAEDADVIRAAEVAGIIDFVNAHPQGFDMLIGERGESLSGGQRQGVAIARAVINDPPILLLDEPTASMDHSSEDGVKRRLGAFAHDKTMIVITHRTSLLDLVDRVIVVDGGRIVADGPKAQVVEALRQGRIGRAG, via the coding sequence ATGACGCGTGATGCCGTACTGGCGGGGCTGCCGGTGGGCGACGAGGGATTGACGCCCGCCTTGTTCGGGCGTGCCGCCAAGCGCGCCGGGCTTACCAGTCAGATCGTGCGCCGCCCCCTCGAGCAGCTCAACGATGCGCTGCTGCCCACCATTCTGCTGCTCGACGGCGAACATGCCTGCCTGCTGGTCGGCTGGAACGCGGAACGGAGTCGCGCGCAGGTTGTCTTTCCCGAGCTCGGCGAGGCGGTGGTCGACATGGCGCGGGCCGATCTGCTCGACCGCTACGCCGGCCATGCCATCCACGTCAGGCCGCAGGTGCATTTCGATGCGCGTACGCCGGTGGTACGGGCGGCTCGCGGCCATCACTGGTTCTGGGGCGTGATCGCCGAGAGCCGTACGCTCTACCGCGACGTACTGCTGGCAGCCTTCATGATCAACGTGTTTGCGCTCGGCATGCCGTTGTTCACCATGAACGTCTACGACCGCGTGGTGCCCAACAACGCGGTCGAGACCTTGTGGGTGCTGGCGGCCGGCGTGCTGGTGGTACTGATCGGCGACGTGGTGCTGCGCACGCTGCGCGGTTATTTCGTCGACCTCGCCGGCAACCGTGCGGACGTCAAGATCTCCGCCCACATCATGGAGCGGGTGCTGGGCATGCGCATGGAAGAGCGGCCGCCTTCGGCCGGTTCCTTCGCGGCCAATCTGCGCGCCTTCGAATCGGTGCGCGACTTCATCGGCTCGGCCACCGTGGTCTCCTTCATCGACGTGCCGTTCGCGCTGGTCTTCCTGGTGGTGATCGCGTGGATTGCGCCCCTGCTGCTGCTGCCCTTCGTCGTCGGCGTGGCGCTGGTGCTGCTCTATGCGCTCAGCGTGCAGGGACGCATGCACGAGCTGTCAGAGATGACCTATCGCGCCGGTGCTCAGCGCAACGCCACGCTGGTCGAAGGGCTGGTCGGCCTGGAAACCGTGAAGGCGCTCGGCGCCGAGGCACCCATCCAGCGCAAGTGGGAGAAGAGCGCGGCCCTGCTGGCGCGGGTGGCGGCGCAGTTGCGCCTGCTGTCGGCGACGGCGACCAACGGCACGATGATGATGCAGCAGATCGTGAACGTGGGCATGATCGTGCTCGGCGTCTATCTGATCGGCCGCAACGAGCTTTCGATGGGCGGCCTGGTGGCCTGCTACATGCTGTCCTCGCGGGCGATGGCGCCGATCGGCCAGGTCGCCGGCCTGCTCATCCAGTATCACAACGCGTCGACTGCGCTCGAATCGCTCGACCAGATGATGCAGCGCGAAGTCGAGCGGCCCGAGGGCAGTACCTTCATCACCCGCGGCAGCTTCCAGGGCGAAATCGAGTTCCGCGACGTCGGTTTCACCTACCCGGGCCAGCAGACCGAGGCCTTGCGCGGCGTGTCCTTCCGCATCCGTCCAGGCGAGCGGGTCGGCGTGCTCGGCCGCGTCGGCTCGGGCAAGACCACGCTGGAGAAGCTGATCCTCGGCCTGTACCGGCCGACCGCCGGGGCGGTGCTGATCGACGGCATCGACCTGCGTCAGCTCGATCCGGCCGAACTGCGCCGCCACATCGGTTATGTGCAGCAGGACGTCACCCTGTTCTACGGCACGCTGCGCGAGAACCTCACCATGGGTGCGCCGCTTGCCGAGGACGCCGACGTGATTCGCGCCGCCGAGGTGGCCGGCATCATCGACTTCGTCAATGCCCATCCGCAGGGCTTCGACATGCTGATCGGCGAGCGCGGCGAATCGTTGTCGGGCGGGCAGCGTCAGGGTGTGGCAATCGCGCGGGCGGTGATCAACGATCCGCCCATCCTGTTGCTCGACGAACCGACCGCGTCCATGGATCACTCCAGCGAGGACGGCGTCAAGCGCCGGCTCGGTGCCTTTGCCCATGACAAGACCATGATCGTGATCACCCATCGCACCTCGTTGCTCGACCTGGTCGACCGCGTCATCGTCGTCGATGGCGGGCGCATCGTCGCCGACGGGCCGAAGGCGCAGGTGGTCGAAGCCCTGCGCCAGGGGCGCATCGGGAGGGCAGGCTGA
- a CDS encoding HlyD family type I secretion periplasmic adaptor subunit yields the protein MAGFEQGVFRRVGGLATRFSGVGNSLFGGMLARLSKIERDDSLDWASDADWARLQQEPLRARAMLRVTAVVVVLLLGWAAIAKVDEVTRGEAKVIPSSQLQIIQSVDGGVVETIAVREGQVVEAGELLLKVDPTRFMSSLLENRAEYLALEAKRIRLEALTQATPFVVPPELAAEAREIVDHERRLYESSRAEMEAQQSIARDQLRQREQELNEVRARNENATRAYELVQQELKVTKPLATSGAVSEVELLRLERDVARLRGEREQSAAQISRIQSAIAESTRKIQEIELNVRNQLRNELSDTMARLGSLTQGSRMLADRVKHAEIRSPMRGTVKRLLVNTVGGVVQPGKEVVEIVPLDDALILEAQVKPSDIAFLRPGQDALVKFSAYDFSIYGGLEAEVEQISADTVVDAKGGAFYVVRVRTRESSLGENLPIIPGMVAEVDILTGKKTILSYLLKPVLRAKANALSER from the coding sequence ATGGCCGGCTTCGAGCAAGGGGTGTTCCGGCGCGTCGGTGGGCTCGCCACGCGCTTTTCCGGCGTGGGCAACAGTCTGTTCGGCGGCATGCTGGCGCGGTTGTCGAAAATCGAGCGCGACGACAGCCTGGACTGGGCGAGCGATGCCGACTGGGCGCGCCTGCAGCAGGAGCCGCTGCGTGCCCGGGCCATGCTGCGGGTGACGGCGGTGGTGGTGGTGCTGCTGCTGGGCTGGGCGGCGATCGCCAAGGTCGACGAGGTTACGCGTGGCGAGGCCAAGGTGATCCCGTCGAGCCAGCTGCAGATCATCCAGTCGGTCGACGGCGGCGTAGTCGAGACCATCGCCGTGCGCGAGGGGCAGGTGGTCGAGGCCGGCGAGTTGCTGCTCAAGGTCGATCCGACCCGTTTCATGTCGTCACTGCTGGAAAACCGCGCCGAGTACCTCGCGCTCGAGGCCAAGCGCATCCGGCTCGAGGCGCTTACCCAGGCTACGCCTTTCGTGGTGCCGCCCGAACTGGCGGCAGAGGCCCGCGAGATCGTCGACCACGAGCGCCGGCTCTATGAGTCCAGCCGCGCCGAGATGGAGGCTCAGCAGTCGATTGCCCGCGACCAGCTGCGCCAGCGCGAGCAGGAGCTGAACGAGGTCCGCGCGCGTAACGAGAACGCCACCCGCGCCTACGAACTGGTGCAGCAGGAACTCAAGGTCACCAAGCCGCTGGCCACCTCCGGTGCCGTATCCGAGGTGGAGTTGCTGCGGCTGGAGCGCGACGTCGCCCGCCTGCGCGGCGAGCGCGAGCAGAGCGCGGCGCAGATTTCGCGCATCCAGTCGGCGATTGCCGAGTCGACGCGCAAGATCCAGGAAATCGAGCTCAACGTTCGCAATCAGCTGCGCAATGAGCTGTCCGACACCATGGCCCGCCTGGGCAGCCTGACCCAGGGCAGCCGGATGCTGGCCGACCGCGTCAAGCATGCCGAAATCCGTTCGCCCATGCGGGGCACGGTCAAGCGCCTGCTGGTCAATACCGTCGGCGGTGTGGTGCAGCCGGGCAAGGAAGTGGTCGAGATCGTGCCGCTCGACGACGCGCTGATCCTGGAGGCGCAGGTGAAGCCCAGCGACATCGCCTTCCTGCGCCCCGGGCAGGACGCCCTGGTGAAGTTCTCGGCCTACGATTTTTCGATCTACGGCGGTCTGGAGGCTGAAGTCGAGCAGATTTCTGCCGATACAGTGGTTGACGCCAAGGGCGGCGCCTTTTACGTCGTCCGCGTCCGTACGCGGGAATCGTCGCTGGGTGAGAACCTGCCCATCATCCCCGGCATGGTGGCCGAGGTGGACATCCTCACCGGCAAGAAGACCATTCTTTCCTACCTGCTCAAGCCTGTGCTTCGGGCCAAGGCCAACGCATTGTCAGAACGATGA
- a CDS encoding metal ABC transporter permease — MSLFSLVGDYLVSPFADFGFMRRALAGCLALALGATPVGAFLLLRRMSLMGDAMSHAILPGAALGYLAFGLSLGAMTVGGIVAGLVVVFAAGAVTRASVLKEDASLAAFYLLSLAAGVMIVSLRGKNLDLLHVLFGSVLALDDGSLTLIAGIATATLFGLALLFRPLVLECFDPSFLRAVSRLSPVAHYGFLVLVVLNLVAGFHALGTLMAVGIMILPSAAARLWARKLSTMLAVAILIAFGSGLGGLLLSFHGDVPAGPAIVLICGLAYFASLIAAPGGLLAGRLPVRRHLES, encoded by the coding sequence ATGAGCCTCTTTTCGCTGGTGGGCGACTACCTCGTCAGCCCCTTTGCCGATTTCGGCTTCATGCGCCGCGCGCTCGCCGGCTGCCTGGCGCTGGCGCTGGGCGCGACGCCGGTCGGCGCCTTTCTGCTGCTACGGCGCATGAGCCTGATGGGCGACGCGATGAGCCATGCCATCCTGCCCGGTGCGGCGCTTGGCTACCTCGCCTTCGGCCTGTCACTGGGCGCGATGACGGTCGGCGGAATCGTCGCCGGTCTGGTGGTGGTGTTTGCCGCCGGCGCAGTCACGCGCGCCTCGGTGCTGAAGGAAGACGCCAGCCTCGCCGCGTTCTACCTGCTGTCGCTTGCCGCCGGGGTGATGATCGTGTCGCTGCGCGGCAAGAACCTCGACCTGCTGCATGTGCTGTTCGGCTCGGTACTGGCACTGGACGACGGCTCGCTGACGCTGATCGCGGGCATCGCCACCGCCACCCTGTTCGGCCTTGCGCTGCTGTTCCGGCCGCTGGTGCTGGAGTGCTTCGACCCCTCCTTCCTGCGCGCGGTCAGCCGACTGTCGCCGGTGGCGCATTACGGATTCCTGGTGCTGGTGGTACTCAATCTGGTGGCAGGCTTTCATGCGCTCGGTACGCTGATGGCGGTCGGCATCATGATCCTGCCATCAGCCGCGGCCCGGCTATGGGCACGCAAGCTCTCTACGATGCTGGCGGTAGCCATCCTGATCGCCTTCGGCAGCGGCCTGGGTGGCCTGCTGCTGTCCTTCCACGGCGACGTTCCTGCCGGCCCGGCCATCGTGCTGATCTGCGGGCTCGCCTATTTCGCCTCGCTGATCGCGGCACCGGGCGGCCTGCTGGCCGGCCGCCTGCCGGTACGACGCCACCTCGAATCCTGA
- a CDS encoding PilZ domain-containing protein, producing MTPEQRHFSRIRFQGSAALLIGDDEYACTVCDLSLKGALVAASLPAVPPLGERCLLELRLDDEATVRMEGDIAHTEDGHIGLVCRDIDLDSITHLRRLLELNLGDAGLLHREFASLIGA from the coding sequence ATGACTCCCGAACAACGCCACTTCTCCCGCATCCGCTTCCAGGGCAGCGCCGCACTGTTGATCGGCGACGACGAATACGCCTGTACGGTCTGCGATCTGTCACTGAAAGGGGCGTTGGTAGCCGCCAGCCTGCCGGCCGTTCCACCGCTGGGGGAGCGCTGCCTGCTCGAACTGCGCCTGGACGACGAGGCCACGGTGCGCATGGAAGGCGACATCGCCCACACCGAAGACGGCCACATCGGCTTGGTCTGTCGCGACATCGATCTGGACAGCATCACCCACCTGCGCCGCCTGCTCGAGCTCAACCTCGGCGACGCCGGCCTGCTCCATCGCGAATTCGCCTCACTGATCGGCGCCTGA